A window of Cryptomeria japonica chromosome 3, Sugi_1.0, whole genome shotgun sequence contains these coding sequences:
- the LOC131061555 gene encoding exocyst complex component EXO70I, whose protein sequence is MAYSVESQAENGEEIRDLLSTKVKLQIIVERANRMAFGLDRMDSRFKQLNGGVSATAMAVAPLQSAAMVAKALDTRIERAINPALRVLEKFGQLQELHTTIADMLLQQQSQGSKYSGSRVDRVQDLIESFENLELLVGLLRDECEPAIQRLQEAVEFLCRTKATDYYRAHRLRETLSTLRALYENEVEDLTDGLLMEKALSRLEYEFTRMLEHIGKRVLQKTFQEVVSVTDRPNDDLGCLDLASKQEIEVLRRIVEVMRGYDRIEGCIDSYVQVRWRRAAKSLMRLKLDYLLNFGNIDEMEWEALESSIRLWIEHFKIAVKVVLASEKELCRQIFGDEDLVFLSECVGRVGRKVMAAFLRFGNGVTRSRKQPQKLFKLLEIFESMEGLKHQFYEIFGGEGGKEICLEFRELHKQVVNAACKVFWEFGLLVEGQQDGTVPPEDGSVPKLVKYAVGYMESLAGDYYAPLMTKVLKIEQLWKSPTPVLAEGSLKGFEGSPKTLQPLGELLVGGSSQNKQISNQNENQNQNRFCEAVSNFMEALQRNLNSKCSAYRNRALAHLFIMNSQWYIYTRTKNTQLGKLVGITGEYKQAAERAGYLYQKEAWGHCIELLSTEGLDGLKPNIRSLVRQRLKYFMTEFEDTYQRHKSYSVKEKSLSEQIRISVSQSIVPAYENFLEWLGQGEETASLLYEDSSMVSPDSIQKMLGELFVGKTGKEKTENVVRRSVSLTSKKTSPSKAYVKRTFSPTPVSSNLSSSSPRPSFRSSRTRNI, encoded by the coding sequence ATGGCTTATTCAGTGGAATCCCAAGCTGAAAATGGAGAAGAAATCAGAGATCTGCTGTCAACAAAGGTCAAATTACAAATTATAGTGGAAAGAGCAAATAGAATGGCTTTTGGGCTTGACAGGATGGACAGCAGGTTTAAGCAGTTGAATGGAGGGGTTTCTGCAACTGCTATGGCAGTGGCTCCTCTGCAGTCTGCAGCAATGGTGGCCAAAGCTCTTGATACTCGTATAGAAAGAGCCATAAATCCTGCTCTTAGAGTTTTGGAAAAGTTTGGCCAACTCCAAGAGCTTCACACAACAATTGCAGACATGCTGCTACAACAACAGAGCCAGGGTAGTAAATACTCTGGTTCAAGAGTGGACAGAGTCCAGGATTTGATTGAATCATTTGAGAATTTGGAATTGTTAGTTGGGTTGTTAAGGGATGAATGTGAACCAGCCATTCAAAGGTTGCAGGAGGCTGTGGAGTTTTTGTGTAGAACTAAAGCTACTGATTATTATAGGGCTCACAGGCTCAGAGAAACCCTGAGTACTTTGAGGGCATTGTATGAGAATGAGGTGGAGGATCTAACAGATGGGCTGCTTATGGAAAAAGCTTTGTCAAGGCTTGAGTATGAGTTTACAAGGATGCTGGAGCACATAGGTAAAAGGGTTCTTCAGAAAACTTTTCAGGAGGTTGTCAGTGTTACAGATAGACCTAATGATGATTTGGGTTGTTTGGATCTTGCATCCAAGCAAGAGATTGAGGTTTTGAGGAGAATCGTTGAGGTGATGCGTGGATATGATAGGATAGAAGGGTGTATTGATAGTTATGTTCAGGTTAGGTGGAGAAGGGCTGCAAAGTCTTTGATGAGATTGAAGCTTGATTATCTATTGAATTTTGGGAATATTGATGAGATGGAATGGGAAGCATTGGAATCCTCCATTCGTCTTTGGATTGAGCATTTCAAGATTGCTGTTAAGGTTGTGCTTGCATCTGAGAAGGAATTGTGCAGGCAGATCTTTGGAGATGAGGACCTGGTTTTCTTGTCTGAGTGTGTGGGGAGAGTGGGTCGTAAGGTAATGGCTGCTTTTTTAAGATTTGGTAACGGGGTTACCAGGAGCAGGAAACAGCCCCAAAAGCTTTTCAAGCTCTTGGAAATTTTTGAATCCATGGAGGGTCTCAAGCACCAGTTCTATgaaatctttggaggagaaggtggGAAAGAAATATGTTTGGAGTTCAGGGAGTTGCACAAGCAGGTAGTCAATGCAGCATGCAAGGTCTTTTGGGAATTTGGGCTCCTGGTTGAGGGTCAGCAAGATGGGACTGTACCTCCTGAAGATGGCAGTGTACCCAAGCTTGTCAAGTATGCAGTTGGTTATATGGAGTCCTTGGCAGGAGACTACTATGCCCCTCTCATGACTAAGGTGCTCAAAATTGAGCAGCTTTGGAAATCTCCAACACCTGTGCTGGCAGAGGGAAGCCTTAAGGGTTTTGAAGGAAGTCCAAAAACCTTACAACCACTGGGAGAATTATTGGTCGGTGGGTCCTCTCAAAATAAGCAGATTTCTAATCAGAATGAAAATCAAAACCAGAATCGTTTCTGTGAGGCAGTCTCCAACTTCATGGAGGCCTTGCAGAGGAACCTGAACTCCAAGTGCTCTGCCTACAGGAACAGAGCATTAGCCCATCTCTTCATCATGAATTCACAGTGGTACATTTATACTCGCACAAAGAACACTCAACTGGGAAAACTTGTGGGTATTACAGGAGAGTATAAACAAGCAGCAGAAAGAGCTGGGTATCTGTATCAGAAAGAAGCTTGGGGACATTGCATAGAACTTCTCAGCACTGAAGGACTGGATGGACTTAAACCCAATATTAGGTCCCTAGTCAGACAGAGGCTCAAATATTTCATGACAGAGTTTGAGGATACTTATCAGAGACACAAATCTTATAGTGTCAAAGAAAAAAGTCTATCTGAACAGATCAGAATTTCAGTCTCTCAGTCTATAGTACCTGCTTATGAAAACTTTCTGGAGTGGTTAGGTCAAGGTGAGGAAACAGCTAGTTTACTATATGAAGACTCTTCTATGGTTTCTCCTGATTCAATACAGAAGATGTTGGGTGAACTTTTTGTCGGCAAAACAGGGAAAGAAAAGACTGAAAATGTTGTCAGACGCTCTGTAAGTCTGACTTCTAAGAAAACTTCTCCATCGAAAGCCTATGTTAAAAGAACTTTTTCTCCCACTCCGGTTTCCAGTAacttatcttcttcttctcctcgcCCTTCATTCAGATCATCAAGAACCCGAAACATTTAA